One window of Suricata suricatta isolate VVHF042 chromosome 6, meerkat_22Aug2017_6uvM2_HiC, whole genome shotgun sequence genomic DNA carries:
- the KCNIP1 gene encoding Kv channel-interacting protein 1 isoform X4, which produces MGAVMGTFSSLQTKQRRPSKDKIEDELEMTMVCHRPEGLEQLEAQTNFTKRELQVLYRGFKNECPSGVVNEETFKQIYAQFFPHGDASMYAHYLFHAFDTTQTGSVKFEDFVTALSILLRGTVHEKLRWTFNLYDINKDGYINKEEMMDIVKAIYDMMGKYTYPVLREDTPRQHVDVFFQKMDKNKDGIVTLDEFLESCQEDDNIMRSLQLFQNVM; this is translated from the exons ATAAGATTGAAGATGAGCTGGAGATGACCATGGTTTGCCATCGGCCTGAGGGACTGGAGCAGCTGGAGGCCCAGACCAATTTCACCAAGAGGGAGCTGCAAGTTCTTTATCGAGGCTTCAAAAAT GAGTGTCCCAGCGGTGTGGTCAATGAAGAAACATTCAAGCAGATCTACGCTCAGTTTTTCCCACATGGAG ATGCCAGCATGTACGCCCATTACCTCTTCCACGCCTTTGACACCACCCAGACAGGCTCCGTGAAGTTCGAG GACTTTGTAACCGCTCTGTCGATTTTACTGAGAGGAACCGTCCATGAGAAACTAAGGTGGACATTTAATTTGTATGACATCAATAAAGATGGATACATAAACAAAGAG GAGATGATGGACATCGTCAAAGCCATCTATGACATGATGGGGAAATACACATATCCCGTGCTCAGAGAAGACACTCCAAGGCagcatgtggatgtcttcttccAG aaaatggacaaaaataaagaTGGCATCGTGACTTTAGACGAATTTCTTGAATCCTGTCAGGAG gaTGACAACATCATGAGGTCCCTCCAGCTATTCCAAAATGTCATGTAA
- the KCNIP1 gene encoding Kv channel-interacting protein 1 isoform X1 gives MGAVMGTFSSLQTKQRRPSKDIAWWYYQYQRDKIEDELEMTMVCHRPEGLEQLEAQTNFTKRELQVLYRGFKNECPSGVVNEETFKQIYAQFFPHGDASMYAHYLFHAFDTTQTGSVKFEDFVTALSILLRGTVHEKLRWTFNLYDINKDGYINKEEMMDIVKAIYDMMGKYTYPVLREDTPRQHVDVFFQKMDKNKDGIVTLDEFLESCQEDDNIMRSLQLFQNVM, from the exons ACATCGCCTGGTGGTATTACCAGTATCAGAGAG ATAAGATTGAAGATGAGCTGGAGATGACCATGGTTTGCCATCGGCCTGAGGGACTGGAGCAGCTGGAGGCCCAGACCAATTTCACCAAGAGGGAGCTGCAAGTTCTTTATCGAGGCTTCAAAAAT GAGTGTCCCAGCGGTGTGGTCAATGAAGAAACATTCAAGCAGATCTACGCTCAGTTTTTCCCACATGGAG ATGCCAGCATGTACGCCCATTACCTCTTCCACGCCTTTGACACCACCCAGACAGGCTCCGTGAAGTTCGAG GACTTTGTAACCGCTCTGTCGATTTTACTGAGAGGAACCGTCCATGAGAAACTAAGGTGGACATTTAATTTGTATGACATCAATAAAGATGGATACATAAACAAAGAG GAGATGATGGACATCGTCAAAGCCATCTATGACATGATGGGGAAATACACATATCCCGTGCTCAGAGAAGACACTCCAAGGCagcatgtggatgtcttcttccAG aaaatggacaaaaataaagaTGGCATCGTGACTTTAGACGAATTTCTTGAATCCTGTCAGGAG gaTGACAACATCATGAGGTCCCTCCAGCTATTCCAAAATGTCATGTAA